From a single Nicotiana tabacum cultivar K326 chromosome 8, ASM71507v2, whole genome shotgun sequence genomic region:
- the LOC107815862 gene encoding ubiquitin-conjugating enzyme E2 27: MVDLARVQKELQECNRDVGVSGISVTLKGDSLTHLIGTIPGPLGTPYEGGSFKIDITLTDGYPFEPPKMRFATKVWHPNISSQSGAICLDILKDQWSPALTLKTALLSIQALLSAPEPDDPQDAVVAQQYLRDHQTFVGTARYWTETFAKTLGTEEKIQKLVEMGFPEAQVRSTLEATGWDENMALEKLCSG; this comes from the exons ATGGTGGACTTGGCAAGGGTACAAAAGGAGCTGCAAGAGTGCAACAGAGATGTTGGGGTTTCAGGAATAAGTGTAACCCTTAAAGGTGACAGTCTCACTCACTTGATTGGTACAATCCCTGGTCCTCTTGGTACTCCTTATGAAGGTGGTTCTTTCAAGATCGATATCACTCTTACTG ATGGCTACCCATTCGAGCCTCCAAAAATGAGATTTGCCACAAAAGTTTG GCATCCTAATATAAGTAGCCAAAGTGGAGCAATATGCCTAGACATCCTGAAAGACCAGTGGAGCCCAGCGCTAACTCTCAAGACAGCTCTCCTTTCTATACAAGCATTACTCTCTGCTCCTGAACCTGATGATCCACAAGATGCAGTTGTTGCACAACAG TATCTCAGAGACCATCAGACCTTTGTTGGCACAGCTCGTTACTGGACTGAAACATTTGCGAAAACACTTGGCACCGAGGAGAAG ATACAAAAGCTTGTGGAAATGGGGTTTCCAGAAGCTCAAGTGAGGAGTACTTTGGAAGCCACAGGTTGGGATGAAAACATGGCACTTGAAAAGCTGTGCTCTGGCTAG